The Canis lupus baileyi chromosome 28, mCanLup2.hap1, whole genome shotgun sequence genome has a segment encoding these proteins:
- the ELOC gene encoding elongin-C isoform X1, translating to MDGEEKTYGGCEGPDAMYVKLISSDGHEFIVKREHALTSGTIKAMLSGPGQFAENETNEVNFREIPSHVLSKVCMYFTYKVRYTNSSTEIPEFPIAPEIALELLMAANFLDC from the exons atggagaagagaaaaccTATGGTGGCTGTGAAGGCCCTGATGCCATGTATGTCAAATTGATATCTTCGGATGGTCATGAGTTCATTGTAAAAAGAGAACATGCACTAACATCCGGAACAATAAAAGCCATGTTGAGTGGCCCAG GTCAGTTTGCTGAGAACGAAACTAATGAAGTCAATTTTAGAGAGATCCCTTCACATGTGCTATCAAAAGTATGCATGTATTTTACCTACAAGGTTCGCTACACTAACAGCTCCACAGAGATTCCTGAATTCCCAATTGCACCTGAAATTGCACTGGAACTGCTGATGGCTGCGAACTTCCTagattgttaa
- the ELOC gene encoding elongin-C isoform X2, protein MYVKLISSDGHEFIVKREHALTSGTIKAMLSGPGQFAENETNEVNFREIPSHVLSKVCMYFTYKVRYTNSSTEIPEFPIAPEIALELLMAANFLDC, encoded by the exons ATGTATGTCAAATTGATATCTTCGGATGGTCATGAGTTCATTGTAAAAAGAGAACATGCACTAACATCCGGAACAATAAAAGCCATGTTGAGTGGCCCAG GTCAGTTTGCTGAGAACGAAACTAATGAAGTCAATTTTAGAGAGATCCCTTCACATGTGCTATCAAAAGTATGCATGTATTTTACCTACAAGGTTCGCTACACTAACAGCTCCACAGAGATTCCTGAATTCCCAATTGCACCTGAAATTGCACTGGAACTGCTGATGGCTGCGAACTTCCTagattgttaa